From the genome of Neosynechococcus sphagnicola sy1, one region includes:
- a CDS encoding phosphoglucomutase/phosphomannomutase family protein: protein MGVGSSSRQIHFGTDGWRGIIAQDFTFAKVRQVTQAIARYLQPKYRPERPVIVGYDTRFLADRFAEAAAETLAGLGWRVKIAERDCPTPAIAYQVKHLNAAGALMFTASHNPPNYCGLKYIPDYAGPATTEITDGIVAQLSGGETLPPKQMVGDNPAIFPFDPQPDYLKFLYSQVDQGRIRSARLRVSYDALYSTSRGYLDTALTACGCQVTSFHNYRDVLFGGGLPEPSPQQLSALITAVEHDQTDFGLATDGDGDRFGIVDNQGNILSADTVLLLLARHLLLHKGKTGAIVRTVATTHLLDQLATAYGLELYETPVGFKYIGAVMRQTSVLIGGGKSRGG from the coding sequence ATGGGTGTAGGCAGCAGTTCACGGCAGATTCACTTCGGCACCGATGGATGGCGGGGGATCATTGCTCAAGACTTTACGTTCGCCAAAGTACGTCAAGTGACTCAGGCGATCGCTCGTTACTTGCAACCTAAATACCGTCCAGAACGTCCGGTGATCGTTGGCTACGATACCCGGTTTCTTGCGGATCGCTTTGCTGAGGCAGCTGCTGAAACTCTGGCTGGCCTGGGCTGGAGGGTGAAGATTGCCGAACGCGATTGCCCAACCCCTGCGATCGCCTACCAGGTCAAGCATCTGAACGCTGCTGGGGCACTGATGTTTACGGCCAGCCACAACCCGCCTAACTACTGTGGGCTCAAGTACATTCCCGACTATGCGGGGCCAGCCACCACAGAGATTACGGATGGGATTGTGGCTCAATTGTCAGGGGGCGAAACCCTCCCGCCCAAACAGATGGTCGGCGATAATCCTGCTATCTTCCCCTTTGATCCCCAGCCAGACTATCTCAAGTTCCTCTACTCCCAAGTGGATCAGGGACGTATTCGCAGCGCCCGACTCCGGGTTAGCTACGATGCTCTTTACTCCACCTCTCGGGGCTACTTAGATACCGCATTGACCGCTTGTGGTTGCCAGGTCACATCCTTCCATAACTACCGGGACGTGTTGTTCGGAGGGGGACTGCCCGAACCCAGTCCTCAACAGTTGTCGGCACTGATAACTGCTGTGGAGCATGACCAAACCGACTTCGGACTGGCCACGGATGGCGACGGAGATCGCTTTGGGATCGTGGACAACCAGGGAAATATCCTCAGTGCTGACACCGTTTTGTTGCTATTGGCCCGGCACCTCCTGCTCCACAAAGGCAAAACAGGCGCGATTGTCCGCACCGTTGCCACCACCCATCTGTTAGATCAGTTGGCGACTGCCTATGGCTTGGAACTCTATGAAACCCCCGTCGGCTTTAAATACATCGGGGCAGTGATGCGCCAGACCTCGGTCTTAATCGGGGGGGGTAAGAGTCGGGGGGGTTAA
- the ntrB gene encoding nitrate ABC transporter permease — MTIARQRPTKSLFDLPLLAKFKIKEKFSDLLPPMTAIAIFLVIWQLFSWLPDATLPGPIKVVQETWILILYPFYDKGGTDKGLFWQVLASLQRVAIGYTFAAIIGISLGILVGLNKTLSKALDPIFQLLRTVPPLAWVPIALAALQQNRPAALFVIFITAVWPILINTAVGVRQIPQDYTNVARVLKLSQRKYFFKVLFPAALPYIFTGLRISIGLAWLAIIAAEIVMSGIVGIGSFIWNAYQNSQVSEIILALVYIGVVGLLLDKLLAWVQTVILPEEQR; from the coding sequence ATGACGATTGCCCGCCAACGACCCACTAAATCCTTGTTCGATCTGCCCCTACTTGCAAAGTTCAAAATTAAGGAAAAATTCAGCGATTTGCTCCCTCCGATGACTGCGATCGCCATTTTTCTCGTCATCTGGCAACTCTTCTCTTGGCTTCCCGATGCAACCTTGCCGGGGCCGATTAAAGTTGTGCAAGAGACGTGGATTTTGATTCTCTATCCTTTCTACGATAAAGGTGGTACTGATAAGGGCTTATTCTGGCAGGTGCTTGCTAGTTTGCAACGGGTGGCAATTGGGTATACATTTGCCGCGATCATCGGAATCAGCCTCGGGATTCTAGTTGGACTGAACAAAACCTTATCCAAGGCCCTCGATCCGATTTTTCAACTCTTACGAACGGTGCCGCCCTTAGCCTGGGTTCCCATCGCCCTCGCCGCCTTACAGCAAAATCGACCTGCGGCGTTGTTTGTGATCTTCATTACGGCGGTGTGGCCGATTTTAATCAATACAGCCGTCGGGGTGCGACAAATTCCCCAGGACTACACCAATGTGGCTCGTGTGTTGAAGCTATCGCAAAGAAAGTATTTCTTCAAAGTTCTGTTTCCGGCTGCATTGCCCTACATCTTTACCGGATTGCGAATTTCAATCGGTCTGGCATGGTTAGCCATTATTGCCGCTGAGATTGTAATGTCTGGAATCGTTGGCATTGGTTCCTTCATCTGGAATGCCTACCAAAACAGTCAAGTGAGTGAAATTATTTTGGCATTGGTTTACATCGGCGTTGTGGGACTATTGCTTGATAAGTTGCTGGCTTGGGTACAAACAGTGATTTTGCCAGAAGAACAACGGTAA
- a CDS encoding DUF6671 family protein has product MINDSSLQAWFHQKSGVLATMHRKEQAIAPILKHHLGIEVVVPLGLNTDEFGTFTRDIKRPGDQLNAAQLKAEKALALTGLTLAFASEGSFGPHPSLPLLISDHEIVLMRDRDQGIEVIGQALSTTTNYGHQYVTTLEAALAFAQKIGFSDHGLVAMSDAEQIQSSQIFKGVTRESELVEIVTWLLKKFGQAYLETDMRAMHNPTRMKVIAEATQNLIHNLSQRCPQCGCPGYTAVEHKTGLPCALCGFPTDLKLASTHRCQKCDFSQLMYFPNGQEFADPAQCLYCNP; this is encoded by the coding sequence ATGATCAATGATTCATCCTTGCAAGCATGGTTCCACCAAAAGTCTGGGGTACTGGCGACAATGCACCGGAAGGAGCAGGCGATCGCACCCATTTTGAAACACCATCTTGGGATCGAAGTTGTTGTCCCTCTAGGACTGAATACCGATGAGTTCGGCACCTTTACCCGCGATATTAAACGTCCCGGTGATCAACTAAACGCCGCCCAACTTAAAGCCGAAAAAGCCCTAGCATTAACCGGATTGACCCTGGCATTTGCCAGTGAAGGAAGTTTTGGCCCTCACCCCTCGCTGCCCCTGCTGATCAGTGACCATGAAATTGTGTTGATGCGCGATCGCGATCAGGGGATCGAAGTGATTGGTCAAGCGCTTTCAACCACAACCAACTATGGGCATCAGTACGTGACAACCCTCGAGGCAGCTCTAGCCTTTGCCCAGAAAATTGGCTTCTCTGACCATGGTTTAGTGGCAATGTCGGATGCAGAGCAGATACAATCCTCACAAATATTTAAGGGGGTGACGCGGGAGTCTGAACTGGTAGAAATCGTAACTTGGCTACTGAAGAAATTTGGGCAAGCATATCTTGAAACCGATATGCGGGCAATGCACAATCCAACGCGGATGAAGGTGATTGCCGAAGCAACTCAGAATCTAATTCACAACCTTAGCCAACGTTGTCCCCAGTGTGGTTGTCCGGGATATACGGCTGTTGAGCACAAAACAGGATTACCCTGTGCCCTGTGTGGATTTCCTACCGATTTGAAATTGGCATCGACCCATCGATGCCAAAAGTGTGATTTCAGCCAGTTAATGTATTTCCCCAATGGACAAGAGTTCGCTGACCCAGCTCAATGTTTATACTGCAATCCCTAA
- a CDS encoding cyclic nucleotide-binding protein, protein MSCGDAFAPYRFLSQIPRALGWQRQFQRVHPQTGKVRYELAKVKPGSWLGRHYLYLQFGLLYLGLCARILVINSNRLALGLWFTVTILAAIAVGFLYGGKSWCHYFCPMAPVQTIFAEPNALFATQAHVGDQSITQSMCRRVTDDGKEQSACVACQKTCIDIDSERSYWDQIQQPQQPFIYYAYVGLAVGYFCYYYLYAGNWDYYFSGIWTHQENQLDTLFHPGLYLFNTPIPIPKLVAVPLTLALFSVGFYGLGRFLETQYFTYIQDRKQVLSPELVRHRMFTLCTFSIFNFFFIFGGRPLILLLPLSLQFFYEGILVGLSTLWLYKTWQRCPERYLRESLASRLQRQLSRLQLNVAQFLEGRSLTDLTTDEVYVLAKVLPGFTKNKRCQAYKGVLKESLEEGYINTSSSLEMLQQIRSELDISNEDHRLILEELGVEDPELLDPNRQRSLENLVRLTGYRKALERVLSLQQRSAPQIDVKAMGKRTIQNLLSQEPESIQRLGREYSVTLREEEEILGNFDPETMILRRADLLLHRLADLIRCYQGLNQPLLHQWDAPLTLLRATVRLKKRLLVTGLLEILEHLAPPSSSAGSTATSGGFEIALTLAKLSPTILQDLLAESSLLSDPSLRWQLRLSPEILALLTHPSEQVTTCSLELSLGEITTHLVALVFEPNPLIQSVSLFMVYQLDAQRGREQARNLVDFHYQLSPLVQEVATTILEPATTSALELVSFKILRKVSVLVQ, encoded by the coding sequence ATGAGTTGTGGCGACGCATTTGCCCCTTATCGTTTTTTGTCCCAAATTCCCAGAGCCTTGGGTTGGCAACGACAGTTCCAACGAGTGCATCCACAAACCGGAAAAGTTCGATATGAGCTGGCGAAGGTGAAGCCAGGTTCTTGGTTAGGGCGTCATTATTTGTATTTGCAATTTGGGTTACTCTACCTTGGTTTGTGTGCCCGAATTTTGGTGATCAACTCCAACCGATTGGCCTTGGGGCTATGGTTTACGGTGACGATTTTGGCTGCGATCGCCGTGGGTTTTCTCTATGGTGGCAAATCCTGGTGTCACTATTTCTGCCCTATGGCTCCCGTCCAAACAATTTTTGCTGAGCCCAATGCCTTATTCGCCACTCAAGCCCATGTCGGCGACCAAAGCATTACTCAATCCATGTGCCGAAGGGTGACGGATGATGGCAAAGAACAAAGTGCCTGTGTGGCTTGCCAGAAAACCTGCATCGATATTGATTCTGAACGCTCCTACTGGGATCAAATTCAACAACCACAACAGCCGTTTATCTACTATGCCTATGTCGGGTTAGCTGTTGGCTACTTTTGTTACTACTATCTCTATGCCGGGAATTGGGATTATTACTTTTCAGGAATCTGGACCCATCAAGAAAATCAGCTTGATACTTTATTTCATCCTGGCCTGTACCTATTCAATACCCCGATCCCAATTCCTAAGCTAGTTGCAGTGCCGCTCACCTTGGCCTTATTTAGTGTCGGATTTTACGGTTTAGGGCGATTTCTAGAGACTCAATATTTCACCTATATCCAAGACAGGAAGCAAGTCCTGAGTCCAGAATTGGTGCGGCATCGGATGTTTACCCTTTGTACCTTTAGTATTTTTAATTTCTTCTTTATCTTTGGTGGTAGACCCCTGATTTTGCTCTTGCCCCTCAGTCTACAATTCTTTTATGAAGGGATTCTAGTTGGGCTCAGTACACTTTGGCTTTACAAGACTTGGCAGCGATGCCCTGAACGTTACCTGCGTGAGAGCCTTGCCAGTCGCTTACAGCGGCAACTCAGTCGATTGCAATTGAATGTTGCTCAATTCTTAGAGGGGCGATCGCTCACAGACCTAACCACGGATGAAGTGTATGTGCTGGCGAAGGTGCTGCCGGGTTTCACCAAAAATAAGCGGTGTCAGGCCTACAAGGGAGTCTTGAAAGAGTCCTTGGAAGAAGGTTATATTAACACCTCCAGTAGCTTGGAAATGTTGCAACAGATTCGTAGTGAGCTTGATATTAGTAATGAAGATCATCGGTTAATTTTGGAAGAGCTGGGAGTAGAAGATCCAGAGCTGCTTGATCCAAATCGACAGCGATCGCTGGAAAATTTGGTGCGGCTGACTGGGTATCGCAAAGCCCTCGAGCGGGTGCTGTCCCTCCAACAGCGTTCAGCTCCGCAAATCGATGTTAAGGCCATGGGCAAAAGAACGATTCAAAACTTGCTGTCTCAAGAGCCAGAATCAATTCAACGCTTAGGCCGAGAATATTCCGTCACCCTGCGAGAAGAAGAGGAGATTCTTGGGAATTTTGATCCAGAAACGATGATTCTTCGACGGGCAGATTTATTGCTCCATCGCCTCGCTGATTTAATTCGATGCTACCAAGGGTTGAACCAGCCTTTATTGCACCAATGGGATGCTCCTTTAACCCTTTTGCGCGCTACGGTGAGGCTGAAAAAGCGGCTCTTGGTGACGGGATTGCTAGAAATTTTGGAGCATCTCGCCCCCCCCTCCTCATCGGCAGGGAGCACCGCAACTTCTGGTGGATTCGAGATTGCACTTACCCTTGCTAAGCTTTCACCCACGATCCTCCAGGATTTACTGGCGGAAAGCTCCTTACTTTCGGATCCTTCTCTCCGCTGGCAACTGCGTCTGAGTCCGGAGATTTTGGCTCTGTTAACCCACCCCAGTGAGCAGGTAACAACCTGTTCTTTGGAGTTATCCCTCGGCGAGATTACCACCCATTTAGTAGCCCTGGTTTTTGAACCAAATCCTCTGATCCAGTCAGTCAGCCTGTTTATGGTGTATCAACTCGATGCCCAGCGAGGTCGGGAGCAGGCCAGAAATTTGGTGGATTTTCACTATCAACTATCCCCGCTAGTGCAGGAGGTGGCGACCACCATTCTGGAACCAGCAACAACCTCAGCCCTGGAACTGGTGTCTTTTAAAATCCTTAGAAAAGTTAGTGTTCTTGTACAATAG
- a CDS encoding CmpA/NrtA family ABC transporter substrate-binding protein yields MSFFSNVSRRRFMTIATASTGAVLLKGCLGNPPETTTSSPSSTVASPVADLKPEVMPEVKAAKLGYLPIVEAAPLIVAKEKGLFAKYGMPDVEIDKQANWGAARDNVKIGSAGGGIDGGQWQMPMPYLISEGIITDNTKVPMYVLAQLNTQGNGIAIANKHRGKGLSLKIAEPAVFFDKLKSEGSEFKAAYTFPKANQEFWIRYWLAGNGVDPDAKVSLLTVPTSQTVADMKRGAMDAFSTGDPWPNRIVTDKIGFISALTAEIWQNHPEEYLAIRKDWVDKNPKATKAILKAVMEAQQWCDNFDNRQELAGILSKREYFGVSETFLIEPLMGKYNLGERSIDDKSMAVLYWKDGKGSVSYPYQSHDLWFLTESVRWGFLPKDTLAKAKDLIKQVNREDIWREAATELGVAATDIPTSTSRGVEEFFDGTKFDPENPQAYLDSLKIKRV; encoded by the coding sequence ATGTCATTTTTTTCCAATGTATCTCGTCGTCGGTTTATGACGATCGCCACTGCATCCACGGGGGCGGTGTTATTGAAGGGTTGTTTGGGGAATCCACCCGAAACAACGACTTCCAGTCCAAGTTCAACTGTAGCCAGTCCGGTTGCAGATTTAAAGCCGGAGGTAATGCCAGAAGTTAAAGCAGCCAAGTTAGGTTACTTGCCAATTGTTGAGGCAGCTCCCTTGATTGTTGCTAAAGAGAAAGGATTGTTTGCCAAGTACGGGATGCCGGATGTTGAGATTGACAAACAGGCCAACTGGGGCGCAGCGCGAGATAATGTGAAAATTGGTTCTGCTGGTGGGGGGATTGATGGTGGACAGTGGCAGATGCCGATGCCATACCTGATCTCAGAAGGCATTATTACTGACAATACAAAAGTGCCGATGTATGTATTGGCACAGTTGAATACCCAAGGGAATGGGATTGCGATCGCCAACAAACATCGAGGCAAGGGATTATCCCTTAAAATTGCTGAACCAGCGGTATTTTTTGACAAGCTGAAGTCGGAAGGATCGGAATTCAAAGCGGCCTACACCTTTCCTAAAGCAAACCAAGAATTTTGGATTCGCTATTGGTTAGCAGGGAATGGTGTTGATCCGGATGCAAAAGTTTCATTGTTGACGGTTCCAACGTCGCAAACGGTTGCTGATATGAAGCGGGGAGCAATGGATGCCTTTAGCACCGGTGATCCTTGGCCCAACCGCATCGTCACAGATAAAATTGGATTTATCTCAGCCCTGACCGCAGAGATTTGGCAGAATCATCCCGAAGAATATCTGGCAATTCGGAAAGATTGGGTAGACAAGAATCCTAAGGCAACCAAAGCGATTCTCAAAGCAGTGATGGAAGCCCAACAGTGGTGTGACAACTTTGATAATCGTCAGGAATTGGCTGGAATTCTGTCTAAACGCGAATATTTTGGTGTATCAGAGACTTTTCTAATTGAGCCGCTCATGGGCAAATACAACTTGGGTGAGCGTTCCATTGATGACAAGTCAATGGCGGTACTGTATTGGAAGGATGGAAAGGGGAGTGTGTCCTATCCTTATCAAAGTCATGACCTATGGTTCCTCACGGAAAGTGTGCGTTGGGGATTTTTGCCGAAAGACACCTTAGCAAAGGCAAAGGATTTAATCAAACAAGTTAACCGTGAAGACATTTGGCGGGAAGCGGCAACTGAATTGGGAGTCGCAGCAACTGATATTCCTACTAGCACATCTCGCGGGGTTGAGGAATTCTTTGACGGCACTAAGTTTGACCCTGAGAATCCCCAAGCTTATTTAGATAGCTTGAAGATTAAGCGAGTTTAG
- a CDS encoding cyclic nucleotide-binding domain-containing protein has translation MFLYNSDFFRGVQGETLIQLADRAVVKTYIAHGLITEQGDTCRELLLLMEGSAQIQRSLPNHPMITQDLLPGRVLDELEVLAHTQQSSTIVATATPTRLLAIPVDTFDDLLERDCDFARRVLAMESTHLQQLIQQHQVDG, from the coding sequence GTGTTCTTGTACAATAGCGACTTCTTTCGTGGCGTTCAGGGTGAAACCCTCATCCAATTGGCCGATCGCGCCGTCGTTAAGACCTACATTGCTCATGGATTAATCACGGAGCAGGGAGATACCTGTCGTGAGTTGTTATTGCTGATGGAGGGCAGTGCCCAAATTCAACGGTCTCTGCCAAATCATCCGATGATCACGCAAGACCTTTTGCCCGGTCGGGTGTTGGATGAATTAGAAGTACTGGCCCATACTCAACAGTCCAGTACCATCGTAGCAACGGCAACACCGACGCGATTGTTGGCAATTCCAGTTGATACGTTTGATGATCTGCTAGAACGAGATTGTGATTTTGCTAGGCGTGTCTTAGCGATGGAAAGCACCCATTTACAACAGCTGATTCAGCAACATCAGGTCGATGGCTAA
- a CDS encoding nitrate ABC transporter ATP-binding protein (This model describes the ATP binding subunits of ATP-binding cassette (ABC) transporters for nitrate transport, or for bicarbonate transport, in bacteria and archaea.), with product MTTFVSVENIEKTFPLANGDRYVALKGIDLEIRKGEFVSLIGHSGCGKSTLLNMIAGLDLPTEGVVLLDGETIRRPGPDKMVVFQNYSLLPWLTVRENIALAVDEVLSHLSAPERRNMIEHHIDLVGLRHAADKPPAQLSGGMKQRVAIARALAIRPKLLLLDEPFGALDALTRGNLQEQLMQICEESQVTAVMVTHDVDEAIMLSDRVVMLTNGPESKIGQIMAVEIPRPRKRLEVVNHPSYYSMRSEIIYFLNQQKRIKQLRSRKKAAVARHGLEKINLEIGFVPLTACAPLAVAQEKGFFSHHGLDEVHLVRESSWRGIQDGIAGNYLDAAQMPSGMPIWLSLGGMEGRSLPTVSALTLTRNGNAITLDKGFYDQGIHTLQDLKQMLLATPNKQHVFGVVHPASMHNLLLRYWLAGGGIDPDHDVHLNTIPPAQMIANLQAGNIDGFCVGEPWNVRAAVEGIGYTIATDLEVWDGHPGKVLGVREEWALAYPNTHIALVKALLEACRYCTDEANHEEIREILARREYLGTDLQYIYLGDPNPQMCSIHPSPKEYAHHQFYGQGVNRPSRTEHLWMMTQMARWGDIPFPRNWVEILERVCRVSAFSTAARELGLTDITYSRGAVQLFDGTTFNADDPIAYLNSLEIKHDIYMADVPLTHALTIA from the coding sequence ATGACAACCTTTGTTTCTGTTGAAAATATTGAGAAAACCTTTCCCTTAGCCAACGGCGATCGCTATGTGGCATTGAAAGGCATTGATCTAGAAATCCGCAAGGGCGAATTTGTCTCACTCATTGGTCACTCTGGGTGTGGTAAATCAACGCTTTTGAACATGATTGCGGGTTTGGACTTACCCACGGAAGGCGTTGTACTGCTAGATGGTGAGACAATTCGCCGACCAGGACCAGACAAGATGGTTGTCTTCCAAAACTACTCATTATTGCCTTGGCTAACGGTGCGAGAAAATATTGCCCTAGCCGTGGATGAGGTCTTGTCCCATCTATCTGCCCCAGAACGACGCAATATGATTGAACACCATATTGATTTAGTGGGTTTGCGTCATGCCGCCGATAAACCTCCGGCTCAGTTGTCAGGGGGGATGAAACAGCGCGTGGCGATCGCCCGTGCCCTGGCCATCCGCCCCAAACTGCTATTGCTCGATGAACCCTTTGGAGCCTTGGATGCCCTTACTCGGGGTAATTTGCAGGAACAGCTGATGCAAATTTGTGAGGAAAGTCAGGTGACGGCGGTGATGGTCACCCATGACGTTGATGAAGCCATCATGTTAAGCGATCGCGTCGTCATGCTCACCAATGGGCCGGAATCCAAAATTGGCCAAATCATGGCAGTCGAGATTCCCCGGCCTCGCAAACGCTTAGAAGTGGTAAATCACCCCAGTTACTACTCAATGCGGAGTGAAATCATCTATTTTCTCAATCAACAAAAGCGGATAAAACAACTGCGATCGCGCAAAAAAGCAGCCGTTGCCCGTCACGGTTTAGAAAAAATCAACTTAGAAATTGGCTTTGTTCCCCTCACTGCCTGCGCCCCCCTAGCTGTCGCCCAAGAAAAAGGTTTTTTCTCCCATCATGGCTTGGATGAAGTTCACCTTGTGCGGGAATCTAGCTGGCGCGGGATTCAAGATGGGATTGCCGGGAATTATTTGGATGCTGCCCAAATGCCCTCCGGAATGCCGATCTGGTTATCTTTGGGGGGTATGGAGGGACGCTCATTACCCACTGTCAGTGCCTTGACCCTCACCCGTAATGGCAATGCCATTACCCTTGACAAAGGCTTCTATGACCAGGGGATTCATACCCTACAAGATCTGAAGCAAATGTTGTTGGCAACCCCAAATAAACAGCATGTGTTTGGGGTGGTGCATCCTGCATCAATGCATAATTTGTTGCTGCGCTATTGGCTAGCAGGGGGTGGTATTGATCCCGATCATGATGTCCACCTCAATACCATTCCGCCAGCACAGATGATTGCTAACTTGCAAGCTGGAAACATTGATGGATTTTGTGTGGGGGAACCCTGGAATGTGCGAGCAGCGGTCGAGGGCATCGGCTATACAATCGCAACGGATCTAGAGGTTTGGGATGGACATCCAGGAAAAGTTTTAGGGGTACGAGAGGAATGGGCTTTGGCCTATCCCAATACTCATATTGCACTGGTGAAGGCACTCCTAGAAGCCTGTCGTTACTGTACTGATGAGGCCAACCACGAAGAAATCCGTGAAATTCTGGCTCGCCGCGAATACCTGGGAACTGACCTGCAATACATTTATTTGGGTGATCCCAATCCCCAGATGTGCAGTATTCATCCCTCCCCCAAGGAGTATGCCCACCATCAATTCTATGGTCAGGGTGTCAATCGTCCGAGCCGCACTGAACATCTATGGATGATGACGCAAATGGCACGGTGGGGAGATATTCCCTTCCCTCGCAATTGGGTAGAAATTCTCGAGCGAGTTTGTCGTGTAAGTGCCTTTAGTACTGCCGCACGGGAATTGGGACTAACGGACATTACCTATAGTCGGGGGGCAGTACAACTGTTTGATGGCACGACCTTTAATGCCGATGACCCCATCGCCTATCTCAACAGTTTGGAAATCAAGCATGACATTTATATGGCGGACGTGCCATTAACCCATGCTTTGACAATTGCCTAA
- a CDS encoding nitrate ABC transporter ATP-binding protein (This model describes the ATP binding subunits of ATP-binding cassette (ABC) transporters for nitrate transport, or for bicarbonate transport, in bacteria and archaea.): MQTLTTQSSISSLMGNPEPFLNIENVSKIYPTPKGDYVVLEQVNLDVRQGEFVCVIGHSGCGKSTLLNMVAGFSEPTAGLVTLQGKRITEPGPDRMMVFQGYALLPWLTAYENIYLAVDSVYPSKREAEKKQIVREHLAMVGLTEAAHKRPGQLSGGMRQRVSIARALSIRPEVLILDEPFGALDAITKEELQVELLKIWNDHRCTVLMITHDIDEALFLADRLVMMTNGPAAKIGEILEIPFPRPRDRDRIMEDPEFYKMRNYILDYLYNRFAHDDVE; encoded by the coding sequence ATGCAAACTCTAACCACACAATCCTCTATAAGCTCCCTGATGGGCAACCCGGAACCGTTTCTGAACATTGAAAATGTTTCGAAAATCTATCCCACTCCCAAGGGCGACTATGTTGTACTGGAGCAGGTGAATTTAGACGTTCGACAAGGTGAATTTGTTTGTGTAATTGGTCATTCGGGGTGTGGCAAATCAACCTTGTTAAACATGGTGGCAGGCTTCTCGGAACCAACGGCTGGACTGGTGACCTTACAGGGTAAACGAATTACTGAACCCGGCCCCGATCGCATGATGGTTTTCCAGGGATATGCGCTATTGCCCTGGCTCACCGCCTACGAAAATATTTATCTGGCGGTAGATTCTGTCTATCCCAGCAAACGGGAAGCCGAGAAGAAGCAAATTGTGCGGGAACATCTGGCGATGGTGGGTCTAACCGAAGCCGCCCACAAGCGTCCCGGTCAGCTTTCGGGGGGGATGCGTCAACGAGTCTCGATCGCTCGGGCTTTGTCCATTCGTCCAGAAGTCCTGATTCTCGATGAACCCTTTGGTGCCCTGGATGCGATTACCAAAGAGGAATTGCAGGTGGAATTGCTGAAAATCTGGAATGATCATCGTTGTACGGTGTTGATGATTACCCACGACATTGATGAAGCCCTGTTCCTGGCAGATCGTCTGGTGATGATGACCAATGGCCCTGCCGCCAAGATTGGCGAAATCCTAGAGATTCCATTTCCCAGACCCCGCGATCGCGATCGGATTATGGAAGATCCGGAGTTCTATAAAATGCGAAACTATATTCTGGACTATCTCTATAACCGCTTTGCGCATGATGATGTCGAATAA
- a CDS encoding phosphate-starvation-inducible PsiE family protein: MVWLKHLLAAVIEVSINDEQFIKLLKKAEGIASRILALGMLVVILSATFDLGWILVQQLSTPPLGRISGRLVEIFGLFLNVLIALEILENITAYLKTDVSSQIVEMVIVTSLIAVARKIIILDIDQPDTVGKLVGLAVAIFAISISYWIVRVMNLRQRRP, from the coding sequence ATGGTGTGGTTAAAACATCTCCTGGCAGCTGTCATTGAGGTTAGTATCAATGATGAGCAGTTTATTAAGCTGCTGAAAAAGGCCGAAGGGATTGCTTCTCGCATTCTTGCGTTGGGAATGCTGGTGGTCATTCTTTCGGCTACCTTTGATCTGGGATGGATTCTGGTGCAGCAACTATCAACACCGCCCTTAGGAAGAATCTCGGGGCGACTGGTGGAAATTTTTGGGCTGTTTTTGAACGTGTTGATTGCCTTAGAAATTTTAGAGAACATTACGGCCTATCTGAAAACGGATGTTTCTTCCCAAATCGTGGAAATGGTGATTGTGACATCCCTGATTGCCGTAGCCCGAAAAATCATCATTCTGGATATTGATCAACCCGATACGGTTGGCAAGCTGGTGGGACTGGCCGTAGCGATTTTTGCCATCTCCATCAGCTACTGGATTGTGCGAGTGATGAATCTCCGACAACGACGTCCCTGA
- a CDS encoding lipopolysaccharide assembly protein LapA domain-containing protein, producing MHLLIPAVAAGLFALWMAAIAILAVQNATPASLQFFVWQSIQIPIGVILAFSLAMGLLGGSLLIALLAFERSQLLPGADDDD from the coding sequence ATGCACCTTTTGATTCCTGCGGTGGCCGCTGGCTTGTTCGCCCTCTGGATGGCCGCGATCGCCATCCTCGCCGTGCAAAACGCGACCCCGGCTTCGCTCCAGTTTTTTGTCTGGCAGTCCATCCAAATTCCGATCGGGGTGATCTTGGCCTTTAGTCTGGCGATGGGTCTGTTGGGCGGCAGCCTTCTGATTGCCCTCCTGGCATTCGAGCGATCGCAGCTGCTCCCTGGAGCCGATGACGACGATTGA